ACCCCCCAGCTCACCCATTCAGCGCGGCGGCGGGATTCAGGCGGGAGCTGCGCCAGGCGGGGTAGAGGCCGCTGAGGACGCCCACGATGACGGCGATGGCCACGGCTTTGAGTAAGAGCGAGGGGCTCAGGTCTGGCTCCAGCAGGCCTTTGATGGCGGGAGCGTTTTGCATAGCCTCCACACCCAGGATGCCGAGAAGGACACCGCCGATCCCGCCGGCGAAACCCAGCAGGGCAGACTCCCACAGCACCATGCGCACGATGCGGCTGCGCTTCCAGCCCAGGGCGAGGAGCACGCAGATTTCCTGCTTCCGCTCAAAGACGGTCATGAGCATGGTATTCATCACGCCCAGCACGCCCACAAGCACGGCCAGCAGGGAGGTGCCCCAGCTCATGGCGCGGATCATTTTGTAGCCTTGGCTGTTGTTAAAATGTTGGGCCACAGAAACGGCGCGCACTTCAGGGGCCACCTTGTTGATCTCGGCACACAGGACCTGCAGTTGCTCCTCCGTCATGCCGGGCTGGGCCCGCACGTCCACCACATTGATCTTGCCCTCGCTGGCCATCAGCGTTTGAAAAACGGGCAGCGCCAGGATGATGGAGCCATCTTCCACCAGGGCACCGCCATTGACGATGCCCACCACGGCTAGCTCGGTGGCCTCGACTTGCAGGGTATCCCCGACTTTCTTTTTCAGCACTTCGGCGGCGGTTTGCCCCAGGACCACGGCCTGCTCATTCTCATCCTTCGGCAGGCGACCGGAGGTGACCGTCAGCTTATCCCAGGTGAAGCCACCCCACTCGCGGGCTGAGACCATGATCATATCCGCCTCTTCCACGCTCATGAGTTCCACCATGAGCATGCAGGTGGCGGAAACTTGCGGCAGTTTGGCAATGCGATCCCGCACCGTGGGGCTGAAGGGCTTGGGCACCATCGCGCCGCCCATGTTGCTGACCACAATGTCCGTCCCGCGTGCCTTCAGGCCGGTGGCCCAGCTTTTTTCAAAGCCTTCTGAAATGCCCACCAGAGCCACCACAGCGGCGATGCCGATGGAGATGCCCACCAGGGTGAGGGCGGTGCGAACGCGGCGGCGTAGTAGGCCACGAACCACGATGGTGAAGAAATTCATAATTCGTTAGGCTTGGGCTGGAGTCACCGCTGGCAGGGCACCGTCGGAGACCACCTGGCCGTCCTTCATCAAAATCGTGCGGGTGGCCAGACGGGCGATGCCGAGATCATGCGTCACCATCACCAGCGTCATCTTTTGCTCTTCATGCAGCTTCACCAACAGGTCGAGGACCTGGGCGGCATTGTGGCTGTCTAGATTGCCTGTCGGTTCATCCGCCAGCAGCACGGAGGGGCGATTCGCCAAGCTGCGGGCGATGGCCACGCGCTGGCGTTCACCACCGGAAAGTTTGCCGGGAAAATGGTGGATGCGATGGCCCAGGCCTACCTGCTCCAGCAGCTCCACCGCGCGGTCGCGCCGTTCCTTGAGGCTGAGTTTTCCCTCAAACATGGGGATCTGTACATTCTCCACCGCCGTGTAGGTAGGCAGCAGGTGAAAGGCCTGGAAGATGAAGCCGATCTCATGCGCACGATAGGCCGCCGGGTCTGCCACGTCTGGCAAAGATAGACCGCGATAATTCAGCGTGCCAGCCGCCGGACGATCCAGCGCGCCGAGCATTTGCAGGAGGGTGCTTTTGCCACAGCCGCTGGGGCCCGTGATGGCCACAAACTCACCGGCTTTGACCTGGAAACTGACGCCACGCAGGGCCTGCACTTGGCCGCCGTCGTAGTCCTTTTTCAGGCCGATGGCTTCGTAAACCAAAGACGCAGCGCTGGAGGACGGGGGAGGGGCACTCATCAGGTGGAAAGGGAAAAACAACCGTGCCCCACTCAACCCGGCATGGCCATGGAAGAAGGGGCTTCTGGAGACTTCGGCTGGCTGCGCCATTGTGGCCCTACTTTAGGGTCGGCAAGGTCACGCAGCAGATCCAGCACGGCCAGGCGATAGCTAGAGTAGGGAGCCGTTTCCTCCTCCGTGCGGGGCGCGAGCTCGGCGGCACGCGCGGGCAGTTCCCAGTGGTGCATGCCCAGGTGGCGATGGTGCAGGCCATGAAAGGGCTCATGCAAAAGCGTGTAGGCCAGCACTTTGCCGGTCCAGCCTTCATCCACGATGCTCCGCGTGGCCCCAGTGGCGCTGGTGCCGCGCAGGCCCACGTGCTCCACGTACTTGCGCCAGCTTTGCAGATTGGCCGCCATCATCGCAGGCAGCAGATACAGGCACAGATAATATTTCCACAGGCCAAACCACGCGACGGTGGCCACCACCACGGACCAAAAGACCACGATGCCGATGATCTCCTGCCAGATGCGTTTGCGCACGCGTTTGTTCCGGATGGGGGAATTCGCCCGGAAGAAGGTGCGCAGAAACAGGTAGGGCGTGAACCACAGGCCAAAGGTCAGCTCTAAAAAGGCGGCCATGCGCCGCAGCCAGCGCGGGGTCTGCGGGTCCACAAAGGGCCACAGCTCCTCATCCCGCTCCGTGGCCAGGTGCATGTGATGCGTCTGGTGAGCGGCACGGTATAAACTAAAGCTGGTTAGGCTGAGGATGCCGATGAAGACGCCGTCGAATTCATTGAACTTCCGGTTCTTCCGAAGCAGGCCGTGCGAGGCCTCATGAAAGCCGATGAGCACCCCGTGCATGAAATGCCCCGCCAGCAGGACCAGCGGGACCACCAGCCACCAGTTCTCATGATACAGCGCGGCCATGAGGCCGGCCTGGATAAAGACGAGCACAAAAACCAGGATCTGAAAGGCTGAGCGACTGATCCAGTGCGGTTCATGGGGATCGGCCCCGTCACCTTTCACGGTGAGGTCCAGGGGATCAGAAGAAGAGGCGGCGGCATTCATCACATTCAGGCCAGGAGATCGGCGAGGGGAGTATGGGGTGAGAGGGATACGTTGGCCAGCACGCGTTGGTAGCGGCGGTTCAGTTCCTGCGTGTCTTCAGGAGTGAAAAGGGAGGGCCTGTAGAGCCACACCACTTCCAGTTCGTCCCCATCCTCCGTCACTTCACAGGCCAGGTCAAACCGGGCGGTGCCGGTGGACCGCATGCGCAGTTTAAATGACAAACTCGGCAGGGTGATGTCTGGGATGGGGTGGTTTTGCAGGGCAAAACGCACGTCGTAGATCGGGTTGTGCCCGGCCTCCGCTTGCACGCCCAGCGCTTTCGCAAGTTCGGCAAAGGGTATGGCTTCCGCGAAGCAGTCCATGCTGGCATCTTGCACGCGCTTCACCGCCGTGGCAAAGGTCTGCGTGAGGTCCACCTGCCCGCGGAGGGGCACCACACCGGCAAAGTAGCCCATGGTTTCCTTCGCGGCCTGTTTGGTACGATTCGCCACGGGGCTGCCGACGATGATGTCCGTCTTCCCGGTCCACTGCGCCAGGGTGACCTGGAACGCGGCTAACAAAGTATTGAACAGCGTCGCGCCCGTGGTCTTTGCCAGAGCGCGGATGTTGCGGGTGGCCTCCGGGGAGAGGCTGGAGGCCCAGTAGGTGAGCTTTCCAGCACGCGCCGTTTCATCCGCCGGGCGTTCCCACAGGCGGGGAATCTCCGCCAGATGCTTGCGCCAGAAAGCGGCGCGTGTTTCCAGCTCTGAGGCTTGCCAAGAAGCGCGTTCTGCCGCCGCCCAGGCGGTGTAACTCATCTCCACCGGCGGCAGGGGACCCCCGCCAGGAAGCTTGTTTTGCAGATAAGCCGCCGCCAGTTCCTGAACGAAGACGCCCAGGGTCCAGCCATCGGCAATGGCATGATGGATGGCAAACACCAGCACCAGATCTCCCGGCCCACGTTGCAGCATCTCCACTCGGTAGAGAGGCCCGCGCAGCATGTCGAAAGGTCGGGTAAAAATCTCCCGCATCACGGCTTCCAAAGCCTCTCCGTGAGCTTGCTCCGCGGGCAGTTCACGGTAATCCAGCACCACGGTGCCAGTGCGGCGGATCATCTGAAACGGCTGCTCCTTTCCGGGGAGGAAAGACAGCCGCAGTACTTCCTGCCGCTCCACCACCAGCTTCAGCGCCGCATCGCAGTCCGCCTGCGTGATGTTGCCCCGCACCTCGATGAAAGCGCAGATGTGGTTGCCGATGTCACCGGGGGCGACGGGCGAATTTTCCCACAGCTCACGCTGGGGCAGGCTCAGGGGCTGGAGACGGATTTCACCGCTCTCCAGCCACTGTTTGAGGTTGGCACGAAGGTCTAGAGACATGTCAGGATGACATCGGCTTAGGCACCGGCTTTGCGTGCGGCTTTGGCAGCCGGGGCCGGGATTTCCTCTGCCGCCGTCACATCATCCAGCAGGCTGGCAATGTCGTCATCCGAGATGGCATCCAGATCCACTTCATCCACGGAGGTGGGGGCCTCCACGACCGCAGGGGCCGCTGGCGCTTTCGCCGCCGCACCGGAGGCACCGCCCAAATGCTCGCCAATGAGCGCGGCCAACTGGCCGATGGTGCGGGCACGCATGAGGCTGGTCGGTGGCAGAGCCACGCCGATGGTGCTTTCGATGAGGTTTTCGATCTCGACCCCCATGAGGGAATCCAGACCCAAATCCGTCAGCGGCTGGTCATCGCGTAGGCTGTCTGGCTTCACGCGCAGGACGGAGCCGACAACTTCTCTCAAAGCCTGGGCAATGATGCCCGCGCGATCTTCGGCGGAGGCGGCGTCAATCTTCGCACGCCAATCCCCGGTCATGCCGCCAGACTCCGCACTTTCCACGCCCGAGGCGAAGATGTGCTCCAGCAAAGGATTTTCCTGGAGACCGCGGAAGGACTGCCGCCACTTGGCCCAATCCACCCGCAGTGCGGCCACCTGGGCTGAGCCTGCGGTGAGGAAGGTTTCCAGCAAGGAAACGACCTCGCCCGGAGTGATGGCGGAGGTGCCCTGGCGTGCCAGGAACTCGGCCACCTTCTCATTGCGCGCCACGTAGCCTTCGCCACCCAGCACACCCCAGTTCACCGCCAGAGCGGGCAGGCCCAGAGCCCGGCGATGATGCGCCAGGGAATCCAGGAAGGCATTGGCACCGGAGTAGTTACTCTGGGCCGGATTGCCAAACACGCTGGAGATGGAGGAGAACATGACGAAGCAGTCCAGATTCAGATCCAGCGTGCCTTCATGCAGCTTCCAGGCACCGAGCGCCTTGGGGGCCAAAACGGTGCGCATGCGCTCGCGGTTCAGCACGCCCATCGGCGCATCGTCAATGACCATGGCCAGGTGGAACACACCTTTCAGCGGCACCTTGGCAGCCTCGATCTCACGCAGCATCCGTGTAATGTCCTCCGGCTCGCCGGCATCGCCTTTCAGGATCTGGATCTTCACACCCTGACTTTCCATCTGGGTGACAAAGGCCTTCGCCTCAGGCGTGGATGCACCACTGCGGCTGGCCAGCGCCAAATGACGCGCGCCACAGTCCACCAACCACTGCGACAGCACGCGGCCAAAGCCACCAAAGCCACCGGTGATGAGGTAAGTGCCCTCGGCCTTCACTTCAAATCCAGGCGCTGGGGCTTCACCCCGGCGATTCACAAACGCATCCGTGAAGGTCACCACCACTTTGCCTGTGTGCTTGCCAGCCGCCATGAGGCGGAAGGCGGCATCCACGCGGCTAGCAGGGTAGGCGCGGAAGGGCAGCGGGCGCAGGGCCCCCTGTTCCACCAGCTCCACCAGCTCACCTAACAAACGACGTGTCAGTTCTTCATCCCCACCAAAGACCGCATCCATAGCCACGACGTGGAAGGAGGCGTTCTTGCGCAGGTGCCAGAGTGGGATGCGAGAGTTTTGGTAAATGTCGCGTTTGCCGATCTCAATGAAACGACCGAACTCGGACAAGCAGGAAAGGCCCATGGGGATGGCCTCGGCCGCGAGGGCATTCAGCACCACATCCACGCCTTTACGATTCGTCAGGTCCATGACCGCATCGGCAAAGTCGGCGCGGCGGGAGTCAATGACATGCTTCACACCCAGCGTTTGCAGCAGGGCGCGCTTGGAGGCGCTGCCTGCCGTGGCGATGACTTCACAACCCAGATGCAGAGCGATCTGGATGGCCGACATGCCCACGCCACCTGCACCGGCGTGGACCAGGATGGTCTCGCCTTTGCGCATGCGGGCCACATTGTTCAGCGCGTGCCAGGAGGTCATGAAGACCACCGGCAGCGTGGCTGCACCCTCAAAGGACAGATGATCTGGAATGCGCACCACATCCCCACCACGGGCCAGGGTGTGCGTGGCCAGGCCATACACGGCCAAACCAAAAACGCGATCACCCACGGCGACGTGCTTGATGTCCTTGCCGATGGCGAGAACGATCCCGCCGACTTCATCGCCAAAGATGCGAGCGTCCGGTGTTTCCGCCGGATACAGCGCCAGCGCTTTGAGCACGTCGCGGAAGTTCATGCCTGCGGCTTTCACTTCGATGAGCACTTCTCCATCCCCACACACCGGCAGGGTGAAGGGGGTGAGCTTCAGCGTGTCCAGCATGCCGCGTTCACGCGACTCCAGGCGCAGCGGGATCTTGGGATCCAGCACGGTTTCCTTCACCGGCAGACCGCGCTTGATGCGCTGCACATAACGAGCTTCACCACGGATGGCGATCTCGCGCTCCCCGTGTTCCTGCAGCAGCTCACGCCACAGCAGGGCGGCATCTTCAGCGGAGGCTTCCGGGGGAAGATCCAGGCCACGGCAGGCAAAGTTCGGGTGCTCACTGACGATGACGCGGAAGACACCGATGGACGGTGCCTGCGCCACATTGGTCAGCCCCATGTGCTGGCCTGCGGGCTGGGCCCCTCGGGTGATGAGGTCCATCCGCAGCTTGACGGCCGGGGTGGTGTTTTCAATCGCCTGCGTCAGGTGCAGCAGGGCATCAATGCCCATCAGCGCCGCATCGCCTTCGCCTTTGCCCGCGGGTTCATCCAGCGTCCACAGGTAGGTCATACGCTCGGGCGGGGTATCGTCCGCATAGGAGGTGACCAGGGTCATCCAGTCTTCCGGCGTATCGGCACGCAGGGTGTAGTCATCGCCTTTGGCTGCATAGGCAGCACCGCGGCGGGCCGTGCGCACACGGACACCAGCGGCTTTGAGCTGCGCCACCAGTTGATCTCCCAGACCACCCTTGTCAGCGAACACCAGCCAAGAGGCCTCAGGTGCCAATGGCAAAGTTTGTTCGGCATCCACCTGCGTCACCGCTTGCGTCTCCGTCCAGGCTTTGCGGCCCAAAAGACCGATCTGCCCCTCTCCCCCACGCGGACCGTGCAGACCCGGGATGGAGGTGGTTTCGGCAAAGCCTGCCGTTTTCATCGCGGCTTCCCACTCAGGGCGCTGCATCAGCGGTTGATCCGGACGCAGATCACGATCTGTCAGATGCCACCAGCCGCTGGTGAGGCCGAAGACGCTTTCCGTCCAGAGCTGCGGCGTGGCCACATCCATGAACACCAGGCTACCGCCCTGTTTCAGCACCTCATGCAGGTAACCCAGCGTGGCGCGCACATCCGCCACGGCATG
This genomic interval from Prosthecobacter algae contains the following:
- a CDS encoding ABC transporter ATP-binding protein is translated as MSAPPPSSSAASLVYEAIGLKKDYDGGQVQALRGVSFQVKAGEFVAITGPSGCGKSTLLQMLGALDRPAAGTLNYRGLSLPDVADPAAYRAHEIGFIFQAFHLLPTYTAVENVQIPMFEGKLSLKERRDRAVELLEQVGLGHRIHHFPGKLSGGERQRVAIARSLANRPSVLLADEPTGNLDSHNAAQVLDLLVKLHEEQKMTLVMVTHDLGIARLATRTILMKDGQVVSDGALPAVTPAQA
- a CDS encoding fatty acid desaturase, with the translated sequence MNAAASSSDPLDLTVKGDGADPHEPHWISRSAFQILVFVLVFIQAGLMAALYHENWWLVVPLVLLAGHFMHGVLIGFHEASHGLLRKNRKFNEFDGVFIGILSLTSFSLYRAAHQTHHMHLATERDEELWPFVDPQTPRWLRRMAAFLELTFGLWFTPYLFLRTFFRANSPIRNKRVRKRIWQEIIGIVVFWSVVVATVAWFGLWKYYLCLYLLPAMMAANLQSWRKYVEHVGLRGTSATGATRSIVDEGWTGKVLAYTLLHEPFHGLHHRHLGMHHWELPARAAELAPRTEEETAPYSSYRLAVLDLLRDLADPKVGPQWRSQPKSPEAPSSMAMPG
- a CDS encoding condensation domain-containing protein, with translation MSLDLRANLKQWLESGEIRLQPLSLPQRELWENSPVAPGDIGNHICAFIEVRGNITQADCDAALKLVVERQEVLRLSFLPGKEQPFQMIRRTGTVVLDYRELPAEQAHGEALEAVMREIFTRPFDMLRGPLYRVEMLQRGPGDLVLVFAIHHAIADGWTLGVFVQELAAAYLQNKLPGGGPLPPVEMSYTAWAAAERASWQASELETRAAFWRKHLAEIPRLWERPADETARAGKLTYWASSLSPEATRNIRALAKTTGATLFNTLLAAFQVTLAQWTGKTDIIVGSPVANRTKQAAKETMGYFAGVVPLRGQVDLTQTFATAVKRVQDASMDCFAEAIPFAELAKALGVQAEAGHNPIYDVRFALQNHPIPDITLPSLSFKLRMRSTGTARFDLACEVTEDGDELEVVWLYRPSLFTPEDTQELNRRYQRVLANVSLSPHTPLADLLA
- a CDS encoding ABC transporter permease encodes the protein MNFFTIVVRGLLRRRVRTALTLVGISIGIAAVVALVGISEGFEKSWATGLKARGTDIVVSNMGGAMVPKPFSPTVRDRIAKLPQVSATCMLMVELMSVEEADMIMVSAREWGGFTWDKLTVTSGRLPKDENEQAVVLGQTAAEVLKKKVGDTLQVEATELAVVGIVNGGALVEDGSIILALPVFQTLMASEGKINVVDVRAQPGMTEEQLQVLCAEINKVAPEVRAVSVAQHFNNSQGYKMIRAMSWGTSLLAVLVGVLGVMNTMLMTVFERKQEICVLLALGWKRSRIVRMVLWESALLGFAGGIGGVLLGILGVEAMQNAPAIKGLLEPDLSPSLLLKAVAIAVIVGVLSGLYPAWRSSRLNPAAALNG